The DNA sequence GGCGTCATCCACGTCCACACCACCTACAGCACCGGCGAGCTCACGGCGCGGGAGATCGTTCAAAAGGCCAAGGAGGCGGGCATCCAAATCGTCGTTTTCACCGATCACGATCTGGTCCGCGTCTCGTGGGGGCTCCCCCCTTTCCGCAACCTGATCAGCCGCCAGGTGGACGCGCGGCCGTCCGTCCTGCAGATCGGCGTCGAAAAATACTTCAACGACATCGAGGAGCTGCAGCGCCAGAATCCGAACATGGTCATCCTCCCGGCCATTGAAACGGCGCCTTTTTACTACTCCACCGGAAATCCGATCCTCGGCGAGCTGACGATCCACGACTGGCGGCGCCACCTCCTCCTGCTCGGGCTCGGCCGAAAAGCCGTTCAGGACCTCCCCATCCCCAACAACGGCTGGAGCACCCGCTACTTCTGGAACCTCCTCCCCGGGACGATCCTTTACCTGATCCCGCTGTTCTTCTCGCTCGTTTTGCTTCTCTTCCGGGGCATCACCCGGTGGGTGGGCCTCGTCATCTTTCTCGTGGCTCTCATCGGGGCTCTCGATGCCCACCCCTTCAAGTCCAGCCCCTTCAGCCCGCAGGCGGGCCCCCAGGGGGTACGCCCCTACCAGGAGATCATCAACTACACCGAGGAAAAGGGCGGCTTCGCCCTCTGGGCCCACCAGGGCTCGCTGCTGACAAACCAGAAGGTCGGCCCCGCCATCATGAAGACGGCGCCCCACTCGGAGGTGCTCATCAAAACCACCGGGTACTGGGGCTTCGACGCCATCTACGAGGATCGCTTCAAGGCCAGCCATCCCGGCGAGGAATGGGACAAGATCCTGGTCGGGTTCCTGAACGGCCTGCGCC is a window from the bacterium genome containing:
- a CDS encoding PHP domain-containing protein, which produces MNPLHRRLLTGLFSALILLALTGTAMAGAAGGTERKPYRGVIHVHTTYSTGELTAREIVQKAKEAGIQIVVFTDHDLVRVSWGLPPFRNLISRQVDARPSVLQIGVEKYFNDIEELQRQNPNMVILPAIETAPFYYSTGNPILGELTIHDWRRHLLLLGLGRKAVQDLPIPNNGWSTRYFWNLLPGTILYLIPLFFSLVLLLFRGITRWVGLVIFLVALIGALDAHPFKSSPFSPQAGPQGVRPYQEIINYTEEKGGFALWAHQGSLLTNQKVGPAIMKTAPHSEVLIKTTGYWGFDAIYEDRFKASHPGEEWDKILVGFLNGLRPRPIWGYGGLDFHSEQELGGRKRLGNITNVFLMEEISEDAFLRSLINGRFYTVRGYTDARLQLEEFRILSPDEKTSESLGGTVRFNGPPRVRFEINTQNGASVKVRARLIRMGAVVRIFEGMTPLRVDFSDTDEIPQQRFYYRLDVKGMQQIKVIDGEHLLTNPVFVRRVDAASGKKETP